Proteins encoded together in one Thermomonospora curvata DSM 43183 window:
- a CDS encoding universal stress protein, translating into MIGAHVLVGYSPDPGGREALEYARAIAALTGGRLTVAVVYPPGRAGAAAEAGATLEQAAALLGEEPADYAVQESRGVGRGLSVLAGKVGADLIVIGSAAGGAHGHIGIGSAADHLLHASSEAVLLVPAGYSPAERPQRLTVAYVRRPQCDEAVQRAAVAAARLQIPLRLLTLSLGDADPGQLRDDLALAVPLAAEAGGLEPAAVQTELAEADDVAAAMARTDWAEGELLICASSEDSAVHRVFLGEMALKVLRASPCPVAVLPRGRD; encoded by the coding sequence GTGATCGGAGCGCATGTCCTGGTCGGCTACTCCCCCGACCCCGGGGGACGCGAGGCGCTGGAGTACGCCCGGGCCATCGCGGCGCTGACCGGCGGGCGGCTGACCGTCGCCGTGGTGTACCCGCCCGGCCGGGCGGGGGCGGCCGCCGAGGCCGGCGCGACGCTGGAACAGGCCGCCGCCCTGCTGGGAGAGGAACCGGCCGACTATGCGGTGCAGGAGAGCCGGGGCGTGGGACGCGGCCTGTCGGTGCTGGCCGGCAAGGTCGGCGCCGACCTGATCGTCATCGGCTCGGCCGCCGGCGGCGCCCACGGTCACATCGGCATCGGCAGCGCCGCCGACCATCTGCTGCACGCATCCTCCGAGGCGGTGCTGCTCGTCCCGGCCGGCTACTCCCCGGCCGAGCGCCCGCAGCGGCTCACCGTCGCCTACGTGCGCCGCCCGCAGTGCGATGAGGCGGTCCAGCGGGCCGCCGTGGCCGCCGCACGGCTGCAGATCCCGCTGCGGCTGCTCACCTTGTCGCTGGGGGATGCCGACCCCGGGCAGCTGCGCGACGACCTGGCCCTGGCCGTCCCGCTGGCGGCCGAGGCGGGGGGCCTGGAGCCGGCCGCGGTGCAGACCGAGCTGGCCGAGGCCGACGATGTGGCCGCTGCGATGGCCCGCACCGACTGGGCGGAGGGCGAGCTGCTGATCTGCGCGAGCAGCGAGGACTCCGCGGTGCACCGCGTCTTCCTGGGCGAGATGGCCCTGAAGGTGCTGCGCGCCTCCCCCTGCCCGGTCGCCGTGCTTCCCCGCGGACGCGACTGA
- a CDS encoding viperin family antiviral radical SAM protein — translation MVMANSPQVPVETVNFHLWQPCNMSCLFCFATFRDVRRTVLPQGHLDRRDAERVVRLLAEAGFSKITFAGGEPLLCPWLPDLVELACDLGVTTALVTNGSLLDEAMLDRLAGTLEWITVSIDSLRPRTLRSLGRATAGRVMDEAGYLALCRRIRQRGFRLKVNTVVTSRNWREDLSGFIVAAGPERWKVFQVLPVEGQNSRKVDPLLITPEQFESFISRHLHVELAGIALIPEDNDAMTGSYAMVDPAGRFFDAVEPGGYRYSEPILRVGVHRALSQVTVSRAKFLARGGLYEANLRRRPSPGRRYAAAASRAVR, via the coding sequence ATGGTCATGGCCAACTCCCCGCAGGTACCGGTCGAGACCGTCAACTTCCACCTCTGGCAGCCGTGCAACATGAGCTGCCTGTTTTGTTTCGCGACCTTCCGCGATGTGCGGCGGACGGTGCTGCCGCAGGGGCACCTGGACCGCCGGGACGCCGAGCGGGTGGTGCGGCTGCTGGCCGAGGCGGGATTTTCGAAGATCACCTTCGCCGGGGGAGAGCCGCTGCTGTGCCCCTGGCTGCCCGACCTGGTCGAGCTGGCCTGCGATCTGGGGGTGACCACGGCGCTGGTCACCAACGGCAGCCTGCTGGATGAGGCGATGCTGGACCGGCTGGCCGGGACGCTGGAGTGGATCACCGTCAGCATCGACAGCCTGCGCCCCCGGACGCTGCGGTCGCTGGGGCGCGCCACGGCGGGCCGGGTGATGGACGAGGCCGGCTATCTGGCGCTGTGCCGCCGGATCCGGCAGCGGGGATTCCGGCTGAAGGTGAACACGGTGGTGACCTCCCGCAATTGGCGGGAGGATCTGAGCGGCTTCATCGTCGCCGCGGGCCCGGAACGCTGGAAGGTCTTCCAAGTGCTTCCGGTGGAGGGCCAGAACTCGCGTAAGGTGGACCCGCTGCTGATAACCCCCGAACAGTTCGAATCCTTCATTTCCCGCCATCTCCATGTGGAGCTGGCGGGAATTGCGCTGATCCCCGAGGACAACGACGCCATGACCGGCAGTTACGCGATGGTCGACCCGGCCGGGCGGTTCTTTGACGCGGTGGAGCCGGGCGGGTACCGCTACAGCGAGCCGATCCTGCGGGTCGGCGTGCACCGCGCCCTCTCCCAGGTCACCGTGAGCCGGGCCAAGTTCCTGGCCCGCGGCGGCCTGTACGAGGCGAACCTCCGCCGGCGGCCCTCACCGGGGCGGCGGTACGCGGCGGCCGCCTCCCGGGCGGTGCGATGA
- a CDS encoding prenyltransferase/squalene oxidase repeat-containing protein, with amino-acid sequence MIDLRKPQGRPQQRPDVDTARVDLLLLDASGEHLAVHDEQGRLTCPSLILDRPGGPHHRGELGALVRELARRQLDLDITYIGLLAADESGTAVRLVVTAVLRTVPDGSRLRLLPVGEARARRRDLQHGEHLETARHWHEAVRCAPDLGRRIERSMRTAVAFLARHRAEEAGHWGWEQYLGTDTLGTLSTANGVLTCLHARAGGELAERALQTLRALQNDDGGWQIRRALIGSDSDTSITESTCACLWAFHEAGHRPESEEAVRRGLAWLRERQRPDGGWASADVPGQQSLVFATASAVRILALYGERDAVARGVQWLRDAQCPDGGWGATAPAADETVSSSPAYAAAALLALRQAGVPVTDHVITTGCEYLLGAFSPDRPEPWESTSFTSLVDSRRFARMDFRHFATPWVLAALCECGYDLSHPVVLTGTLQLLRLERPGGGWRSTLTAPDITPIWAVHGAVYALRTVLDSGARNLAPLVLSAHRDAELRTLSWLSGGMIGRRAAAERPGHVWRRRLTTVWLALLTVTVALLVLGQLGVLRGLQSESGRDKVLAGATTLVVTVVGALAPSIIAEEYRIRRSRARAGRDREGLE; translated from the coding sequence ATGATCGACCTTCGCAAGCCCCAGGGGCGCCCGCAGCAGCGTCCGGACGTCGATACGGCCCGCGTCGACCTGCTGCTGCTGGACGCCTCCGGGGAGCACCTGGCGGTCCACGACGAGCAGGGCCGGCTGACCTGCCCGAGCCTGATCCTCGACCGGCCGGGCGGCCCCCACCACCGCGGCGAACTCGGCGCGCTGGTCCGTGAGCTGGCCCGGCGGCAGCTGGACCTGGACATCACCTACATCGGGCTGCTGGCCGCCGACGAGAGCGGCACCGCGGTGCGCCTGGTCGTCACCGCCGTGCTGCGGACGGTGCCGGACGGCTCCCGCCTGCGCCTGCTGCCGGTCGGTGAGGCCCGCGCCCGCCGCCGCGACCTGCAGCACGGCGAGCACCTGGAGACCGCCCGGCACTGGCATGAGGCCGTCCGCTGCGCCCCCGACCTGGGCCGCCGGATCGAGCGCTCGATGCGCACCGCGGTGGCCTTCCTGGCCCGGCACCGCGCCGAGGAGGCCGGCCACTGGGGCTGGGAGCAGTATCTGGGCACCGACACCCTGGGCACCCTGTCCACCGCCAACGGCGTCCTGACCTGCCTGCACGCCCGCGCCGGCGGCGAACTGGCGGAACGGGCGCTGCAGACCCTGCGCGCCCTGCAGAACGACGACGGCGGCTGGCAGATCCGGCGGGCGCTGATCGGCTCCGACAGCGACACCTCCATCACCGAGAGCACCTGCGCCTGCCTGTGGGCCTTCCACGAGGCCGGCCACCGGCCGGAAAGCGAGGAGGCGGTCCGGCGCGGGCTGGCCTGGCTGCGGGAGCGGCAGCGCCCCGACGGCGGCTGGGCCTCGGCCGACGTGCCCGGCCAGCAGTCGCTGGTCTTCGCCACCGCCTCGGCGGTGCGCATCCTCGCCCTGTACGGGGAGCGGGACGCCGTCGCCCGCGGCGTGCAGTGGCTGCGCGACGCCCAGTGCCCGGACGGCGGCTGGGGCGCCACCGCGCCCGCCGCCGATGAGACCGTCTCCTCCTCGCCCGCCTATGCCGCCGCCGCGCTGCTGGCGCTGCGCCAGGCGGGCGTGCCGGTCACCGACCATGTGATCACCACCGGCTGTGAGTACCTGCTGGGCGCCTTCAGCCCCGACCGGCCCGAACCGTGGGAGTCCACCTCCTTCACCTCGCTGGTGGACTCCCGGCGCTTCGCCCGCATGGACTTCCGGCACTTCGCCACCCCCTGGGTGCTGGCCGCCCTCTGCGAGTGCGGCTATGACCTCAGCCACCCGGTGGTGCTGACCGGCACGCTGCAGCTGCTGCGGCTGGAACGGCCCGGCGGCGGCTGGCGCTCCACGCTGACCGCCCCCGACATCACCCCCATCTGGGCGGTGCACGGCGCGGTCTACGCGCTGCGGACCGTCCTGGACTCCGGCGCCCGGAACCTGGCCCCCCTGGTCCTGTCCGCCCACCGCGACGCCGAACTGCGCACGCTGTCCTGGCTGTCGGGCGGGATGATCGGCCGCCGCGCGGCGGCCGAACGCCCCGGGCACGTGTGGCGCCGCAGGCTGACGACGGTGTGGCTGGCGCTGCTGACCGTCACCGTGGCGCTGCTGGTGCTGGGCCAGCTGGGGGTGCTGCGGGGTCTGCAGTCCGAATCCGGCCGTGACAAGGTGCTGGCCGGGGCGACCACACTTGTGGTCACAGTGGTGGGAGCACTGGCGCCGAGCATCATCGCCGAGGAATATCGAATAAGGCGGAGCCGGGCGCGGGCCGGCCGGGACAGGGAGGGCCTGGAATGA
- a CDS encoding inositol monophosphatase family protein: MNLTKEFLTTWTAQLAAAEEAARAAGEAIRGQFGQRLINEYKGPHDVQLTADVIAQKVIVESLREAFPHYGIVAEEGGHGTWEAEEFLWAVDPLDGTNNFGYGIAHCAVAITLFHGDVPVLAVIADPVTDRFFSATGDGRTSPPASPCYEVPLRRATVSLVTGYAEEGRRWGQGFTGWMSPRCKRLVNLWAPAMDLALVASGALDAMVCRDAALLDVCGGMFLVESFGGHVVDFDGEPLGVRRSMHRHPVSFIAARDPHLAADLVAAVRAYDAAS, encoded by the coding sequence ATGAATCTGACCAAGGAGTTCCTCACCACCTGGACTGCCCAGCTCGCGGCGGCCGAGGAGGCCGCGCGGGCGGCGGGCGAGGCGATCCGCGGCCAGTTCGGGCAGCGCCTCATCAACGAGTACAAAGGCCCTCACGACGTCCAGCTGACCGCCGACGTCATCGCCCAGAAGGTGATCGTGGAGTCGCTGCGGGAGGCCTTCCCCCACTATGGGATCGTCGCCGAGGAGGGCGGGCACGGCACCTGGGAGGCCGAGGAGTTCCTGTGGGCGGTCGACCCGCTGGACGGCACCAACAACTTCGGCTACGGCATCGCCCACTGCGCGGTGGCCATCACCCTCTTCCACGGCGACGTCCCGGTGCTGGCCGTGATCGCCGACCCGGTCACCGACCGGTTCTTTTCCGCCACCGGCGACGGCCGCACCAGCCCGCCGGCGTCCCCCTGCTATGAGGTGCCGCTGCGCCGCGCGACGGTGTCCCTGGTCACCGGGTACGCCGAAGAAGGGCGCCGCTGGGGCCAGGGCTTCACCGGCTGGATGAGCCCGCGTTGCAAACGGCTGGTGAACCTGTGGGCGCCGGCGATGGACCTGGCCCTGGTCGCCTCCGGGGCGCTGGATGCGATGGTCTGCCGGGACGCCGCCCTGCTGGATGTGTGCGGCGGCATGTTCCTGGTGGAGTCCTTCGGCGGCCATGTGGTGGACTTCGACGGTGAGCCGCTGGGCGTGCGGCGTTCCATGCACCGGCATCCGGTGTCCTTCATCGCCGCCCGCGACCCCCATCTGGCGGCGGACCTGGTCGCCGCCGTCCGCGCCTACGACGCCGCCTCCTGA
- a CDS encoding ChaB family protein — protein MPGREELPATVRRSPQKAQRTWVKAHDAAVEEYGEGRRAHQTAFSALKRAFEKVGDRWLPKGGKKGAGKVKGPSDEQAATPRSHRAPTAEGVDANASKQHLYEVAKSLGIHGRSRMSKDELIQAIKKENRRRTSRARKTSDA, from the coding sequence ATGCCCGGCCGTGAGGAACTTCCCGCGACGGTACGGCGCTCCCCGCAAAAGGCCCAGCGGACTTGGGTCAAGGCCCACGACGCGGCCGTCGAGGAGTACGGCGAGGGCAGACGCGCCCACCAGACGGCCTTCAGCGCCCTCAAACGCGCCTTCGAGAAAGTCGGCGACCGGTGGCTGCCCAAGGGCGGCAAGAAGGGCGCCGGCAAGGTCAAAGGCCCCTCCGATGAACAGGCCGCCACTCCTCGTTCGCACCGGGCGCCCACCGCCGAGGGAGTGGACGCCAACGCCAGCAAACAGCACCTGTACGAGGTGGCCAAGAGCCTGGGCATCCACGGGCGTTCCAGGATGTCCAAGGACGAGCTCATCCAGGCGATCAAGAAGGAGAACCGGCGGCGCACCAGCCGGGCGCGCAAGACCTCCGACGCATAG
- a CDS encoding GNAT family N-acetyltransferase codes for MRELITDRLVLEPWRERHAAELVRLSADERVMRHIGTGVWTAGYAARRHVRALRHWAEHGFGWRAVLSRQDRAFLGLVSLIRLGTPVEGVAEPALEIGWWVDPRVWGRGIATEAAAAMLCEAFCRLGAESVVARYQAANLGSARVTAKIGMSPFRESTDPQGRPMRICVISRDDHRRACPRADAASGRG; via the coding sequence GTGCGGGAGCTGATCACCGACCGGCTGGTTCTGGAGCCGTGGCGCGAGCGCCACGCCGCGGAACTGGTGCGGCTGTCGGCCGACGAACGGGTGATGCGCCATATCGGCACCGGCGTGTGGACGGCCGGGTACGCGGCGCGGCGGCATGTGCGGGCGCTGCGGCACTGGGCCGAGCACGGCTTCGGCTGGCGGGCCGTGCTGTCCCGGCAGGACCGGGCGTTCCTGGGGCTGGTGTCGCTGATCCGGCTCGGCACCCCGGTGGAGGGGGTCGCCGAGCCGGCGCTGGAGATCGGCTGGTGGGTGGACCCGCGGGTCTGGGGGCGGGGCATCGCCACCGAGGCCGCCGCGGCGATGCTGTGCGAGGCGTTCTGCCGGCTCGGCGCCGAGAGCGTGGTGGCCCGCTACCAGGCCGCCAATCTCGGCTCCGCCCGGGTCACCGCCAAGATCGGCATGTCCCCGTTCCGGGAGAGCACCGACCCGCAGGGAAGGCCGATGCGGATCTGCGTCATCAGCAGGGACGATCACCGGCGCGCTTGCCCGCGGGCCGATGCGGCAAGCGGCCGGGGGTGA
- a CDS encoding zinc-binding dehydrogenase, translating to MRAVWLKEFGGPQALVAGQAPEPVPGPGQALVDVAFAGVTFVETQIRAGAEGPFRLEPPVILGNGVGGVITAVGPGADPALVGRKVVTSTGGSGGYAERVAVDAAGVFPVPPGLELDAATALLADGRTAVMLMRAVAPRPGERVLVEAAAGGVGTLLVQLVRAAGARVVAAAGGGRKGALARELGAEVAVDYRDPSWTQQVRAAVGGVDVVFDGVGGAVGRAAFDLLAATGGQGARMLRYGRAGGEWTAVPEQTARERGIALLSLNPTPEEIRLSTEHALAEAAAGRLRPVIGQRFPLERAADAHAALESRATVGKTLLEI from the coding sequence ATGCGTGCGGTGTGGCTGAAGGAGTTCGGCGGCCCCCAGGCGCTGGTCGCCGGGCAGGCGCCGGAACCGGTGCCCGGCCCCGGTCAGGCGCTGGTGGACGTGGCCTTCGCCGGCGTCACGTTCGTGGAGACGCAGATCCGGGCCGGCGCCGAGGGCCCGTTCCGCCTCGAACCGCCGGTGATCTTGGGCAACGGGGTGGGCGGTGTGATCACCGCCGTGGGGCCGGGCGCCGACCCCGCCCTGGTCGGCAGGAAGGTCGTCACCAGCACCGGAGGCTCGGGCGGCTACGCCGAGCGGGTCGCCGTGGACGCCGCCGGGGTCTTCCCGGTGCCGCCGGGACTGGAGCTGGACGCCGCCACGGCGCTGCTGGCCGACGGCCGCACCGCGGTCATGCTGATGCGGGCGGTCGCGCCGCGTCCCGGGGAGCGGGTGCTGGTGGAGGCCGCCGCCGGCGGGGTGGGCACGCTGCTGGTCCAGCTGGTGCGGGCCGCCGGCGCCCGCGTGGTGGCGGCGGCCGGCGGCGGGCGCAAAGGCGCGCTGGCCCGCGAGCTGGGCGCCGAGGTGGCGGTCGACTACCGCGACCCGTCCTGGACGCAGCAGGTCCGCGCCGCCGTCGGCGGGGTGGACGTGGTCTTCGACGGGGTCGGCGGCGCCGTCGGGCGGGCCGCCTTCGACCTGCTCGCCGCCACCGGCGGGCAGGGAGCCCGGATGCTCCGCTACGGGCGGGCCGGCGGCGAGTGGACCGCCGTCCCCGAGCAGACCGCCCGCGAACGCGGCATCGCCCTGCTGTCGCTGAACCCCACCCCCGAGGAGATACGCCTGTCCACCGAGCACGCCCTCGCCGAGGCCGCCGCCGGACGGCTGCGCCCGGTGATCGGCCAGCGTTTCCCGCTGGAGAGGGCGGCCGACGCCCACGCCGCCCTCGAGTCCCGCGCCACCGTCGGCAAAACCCTGCTGGAGATCTGA
- a CDS encoding zinc-dependent alcohol dehydrogenase family protein, which yields MRAWSVTAPGPMASGPLRLIETDVPEPGAGELLLRVRACGVCRTDLHVAEGDLPVRLPGVTPGHEIVGEVVAAGPGCLHSPGDRVGVAWLRHTCGRCAYCRRGAENLCPHSRYTGWDAHGGYADYAVAPDAYVYDLPAGRDDREVAPLLCAGIIGYRALRRAELPPGGRLGIWGFGGSAHLTAQIALAQGAEVYVFTRSPAARKLALELGAAWAGDSFDPSPEPLDSAIVFAPAGELVPAALERLDRGGTLAIAGIHLTDVPALNYQRHLFQERQVRSVTSNTRADGQEFLRLAGRLPIRVATVGYDLADADRALADLAADKVNGAAVLLPG from the coding sequence GTGCGAGCGTGGAGTGTGACGGCTCCGGGCCCCATGGCCTCCGGGCCGCTGCGTCTGATCGAGACCGACGTGCCCGAGCCCGGAGCGGGCGAGCTGCTGCTGCGGGTGCGGGCCTGCGGGGTGTGCCGCACCGATCTGCACGTGGCCGAGGGAGATCTGCCGGTCCGCCTGCCTGGCGTCACGCCCGGCCACGAGATCGTGGGTGAGGTGGTGGCGGCCGGGCCGGGCTGCCTGCACTCCCCCGGCGACCGGGTGGGCGTGGCCTGGCTGCGGCACACCTGCGGCCGGTGCGCCTACTGCCGGCGCGGCGCGGAGAACCTGTGCCCGCACTCGCGGTACACCGGCTGGGATGCGCACGGCGGGTACGCCGACTACGCCGTCGCCCCCGACGCCTACGTCTATGACCTGCCCGCCGGGCGCGACGACCGGGAAGTGGCGCCGCTGCTGTGCGCCGGAATCATCGGCTACCGGGCGCTGCGCCGGGCCGAGCTGCCGCCGGGCGGACGGCTGGGGATCTGGGGGTTCGGCGGGTCGGCCCACCTGACCGCCCAGATCGCCCTGGCCCAGGGCGCCGAGGTCTACGTCTTCACCCGTTCCCCGGCCGCCCGCAAGCTGGCGCTGGAGCTGGGCGCCGCCTGGGCGGGCGACTCCTTCGATCCCTCTCCCGAGCCGCTGGATTCGGCCATCGTGTTCGCCCCGGCCGGGGAGCTGGTGCCCGCCGCGCTGGAGCGGCTGGACCGGGGCGGCACGCTGGCCATCGCCGGGATCCATCTGACGGACGTGCCGGCGCTGAACTACCAGCGGCACTTGTTCCAGGAGCGGCAGGTGCGGTCGGTGACCTCCAACACCCGGGCCGATGGCCAGGAGTTCCTGCGCCTGGCCGGGCGGCTGCCGATCCGGGTCGCCACCGTCGGCTATGACCTGGCCGACGCCGACCGGGCGCTGGCCGACCTGGCCGCCGACAAGGTCAACGGGGCCGCGGTGCTGCTGCCCGGCTGA
- a CDS encoding substrate-binding and VWA domain-containing protein — MGGTGSGDIFGRAAAPPRRRIPRPGLRTGVALLAAALAVAIGCRTVLNAAGCRGEGAGGPLTVAAAPDIAPALTRAIDRFNEAQDTCVHALVRPVDPAAIAVLLSGQGASGSLQRPDVWIPDSSLWTSLVNTSPERIGPLQVSHGPLAYSPVVLGLPQGLVDELRNRGVTADPSWNLLLGAVPGVPGGASAVPPGLVRPQVPDPTRSATGMSALVVADRLLTGRSGRQEIFTALVRAVRENTVPSVEAEFRSLDGRERKRHPVLLVPEQAIFSHNGNRPAERIIALYPREGTLSLDYPFAMTTGEAARLEAARALERALRSPVAAAELRRAGFRGPDGRNVPHFGPFTGVRLDPPRRLPAPPPQAVRDLMQTWSKLTLSTRMLVLFDVSGSMRRRVAPGLSRLQATARVAQSGLPLLPDDSELGIWLFSTDLEGGRDWREVVPVGPLGERVGSVTRRQLILSELGRIRAERKGRTGLHESVLAAVRRMREGYKPEMVNTVLVFTDGRNQDADGPTLAQTVAALRREHDPNRPVQLIIQGYGPDVSVPELRALTEATGGLVQIARTPEDAGRLLLQAMSRRICSPEC; from the coding sequence GTGGGCGGAACCGGCTCTGGTGACATCTTCGGGCGCGCGGCCGCGCCGCCCCGGCGCCGCATCCCACGGCCGGGCCTGCGCACCGGTGTGGCGCTCCTCGCCGCCGCGCTGGCGGTGGCCATCGGCTGCCGCACGGTGCTGAACGCGGCCGGCTGCCGCGGCGAGGGCGCGGGCGGGCCGCTGACCGTCGCCGCTGCCCCCGACATCGCTCCCGCCCTCACCAGGGCGATCGACCGCTTCAACGAGGCCCAGGACACCTGCGTGCACGCCCTCGTGCGCCCCGTCGACCCGGCCGCGATAGCGGTGCTGCTGTCCGGCCAGGGCGCCTCCGGCTCCCTGCAGCGGCCGGATGTGTGGATCCCCGACTCCTCGCTGTGGACGTCCCTGGTGAACACCTCACCGGAGCGGATCGGCCCGCTGCAGGTCAGCCACGGCCCGCTGGCCTACAGCCCGGTCGTGCTGGGCCTGCCGCAGGGGCTGGTGGACGAGCTGAGAAACCGCGGCGTCACCGCCGACCCCTCCTGGAACCTGCTGCTCGGCGCCGTCCCCGGCGTCCCGGGCGGCGCCTCGGCGGTGCCGCCCGGCCTGGTGCGCCCGCAGGTGCCCGACCCCACCCGCAGCGCCACCGGGATGAGCGCCCTGGTCGTGGCCGACCGGCTGCTGACCGGCCGGTCCGGGCGGCAGGAGATCTTCACCGCGCTGGTGCGCGCCGTGCGCGAGAACACCGTTCCCTCGGTGGAGGCGGAGTTCCGGTCGCTGGACGGCCGGGAGCGCAAGCGCCACCCCGTGCTGCTGGTCCCCGAACAGGCGATCTTCTCCCACAACGGCAACCGCCCGGCCGAACGGATCATCGCCCTCTACCCGCGCGAGGGCACGCTGTCGCTGGACTACCCGTTCGCCATGACCACCGGCGAGGCCGCCCGGCTGGAGGCGGCCCGGGCGCTGGAGCGGGCACTGCGCAGCCCGGTCGCCGCCGCCGAGCTGCGCCGGGCCGGGTTCCGCGGCCCCGATGGCCGCAACGTCCCGCACTTCGGCCCGTTCACCGGGGTCAGGCTGGACCCGCCCCGCCGGCTGCCCGCTCCGCCGCCGCAGGCCGTGCGGGATCTGATGCAGACCTGGTCCAAGCTGACCTTGAGCACGCGGATGCTGGTGCTGTTCGACGTCTCCGGCTCCATGCGGCGGCGGGTCGCCCCCGGCCTGAGCCGGCTGCAGGCCACCGCCCGCGTCGCCCAAAGCGGGCTGCCGCTGCTGCCCGACGACAGTGAGCTGGGCATCTGGCTGTTCTCCACCGACCTGGAGGGCGGGCGGGACTGGCGCGAGGTGGTCCCGGTGGGGCCGCTGGGCGAGCGGGTCGGCTCGGTCACCCGCCGCCAGCTGATCTTGTCGGAGCTGGGCCGCATCCGGGCCGAGCGCAAGGGGCGCACCGGGCTGCACGAGTCGGTGCTGGCGGCCGTCCGCCGGATGCGGGAGGGCTACAAACCCGAGATGGTCAACACCGTGCTGGTCTTCACCGACGGCCGCAACCAGGACGCCGACGGCCCCACCCTGGCGCAGACCGTGGCGGCGTTGCGCCGCGAGCACGACCCCAACCGCCCGGTCCAGCTCATCATCCAGGGCTACGGCCCCGACGTGTCGGTCCCCGAGCTGCGCGCCCTCACCGAGGCCACCGGCGGCCTGGTGCAGATCGCCCGCACTCCCGAGGACGCCGGCAGGCTCTTGCTGCAGGCCATGTCCCGCCGCATCTGCTCACCCGAGTGCTGA
- a CDS encoding universal stress protein, which translates to MAVHGHVLVGYDGTRGSELALRWAVAEARSRGLPLTVCHAWHWPYPAGHVDLGGVAIVRRTGEHLLQRGVDIAESLAPGLRVRPVLTDGPASSALLREAGDGLIVIGSRERDELSMGSAALQVPARAHGPAMVVRDPGGGTEGRVVVGVDGSAGADAALEFAFEEAALRGWTLEALYGYWEPGGMADIEITLFADRDRLERLCCTRLRRAVAPWADRYPQVDVRNSLVEEEPRQALLAAAKGADLLVVGDRGVRGLHPQILGGTTLAMLQLAPCTVAVVHPAERRPPVSP; encoded by the coding sequence ATGGCCGTTCACGGGCATGTGCTCGTCGGTTATGACGGCACCAGGGGGAGCGAGCTGGCGTTGCGCTGGGCCGTGGCGGAGGCCCGGTCCCGCGGGCTGCCGCTGACGGTCTGCCATGCCTGGCACTGGCCCTACCCGGCCGGCCATGTCGACCTCGGGGGCGTCGCCATCGTCCGGCGGACGGGCGAACATCTGCTGCAGCGCGGCGTCGACATCGCCGAGAGCCTGGCCCCCGGCCTGCGGGTGCGCCCGGTCCTGACCGACGGCCCGGCCTCCTCGGCGCTGCTGCGCGAGGCCGGCGACGGGCTGATCGTGATCGGCTCCCGCGAGCGGGACGAGCTGTCCATGGGGTCCGCGGCCCTGCAGGTCCCGGCCCGCGCCCACGGCCCCGCCATGGTCGTCCGGGATCCCGGCGGCGGCACCGAGGGCCGCGTGGTGGTCGGCGTGGACGGCTCCGCCGGCGCCGACGCCGCCTTGGAGTTCGCCTTCGAAGAGGCCGCGCTGCGCGGCTGGACCCTGGAGGCCCTGTACGGCTACTGGGAGCCCGGCGGAATGGCCGACATCGAGATCACCTTGTTCGCCGACCGGGACAGGCTGGAACGGCTGTGCTGCACCAGGCTGCGGCGCGCCGTGGCCCCCTGGGCGGACCGCTACCCCCAGGTCGACGTCCGCAACTCGCTGGTGGAGGAGGAACCCCGCCAGGCCCTCTTGGCGGCGGCCAAGGGAGCCGACCTGCTGGTGGTGGGGGACCGGGGCGTCCGCGGCCTGCACCCGCAGATCCTGGGCGGGACGACCCTGGCCATGCTCCAGCTGGCCCCCTGCACCGTCGCCGTGGTGCACCCCGCTGAAAGGAGGCCGCCCGTCAGCCCTTGA